One part of the Streptomyces sp. NBC_00286 genome encodes these proteins:
- a CDS encoding Imm7 family immunity protein, with protein sequence MFEYHGWITVRETAADDDDEARLRQIVDELRLRIAQMDSPYLLDLRWMNGEPFIHLGGYSNHRSSPDVVELFEHVAVVAPGSYGLLHVRDDEEPDHENEVRVLRLVRGVVTQHTEALLSPCTPTVEDPFTV encoded by the coding sequence ATGTTTGAGTACCACGGTTGGATCACGGTCAGGGAGACAGCAGCTGATGACGACGATGAGGCCCGTCTGCGGCAGATCGTCGATGAGCTTCGGCTTCGCATCGCCCAGATGGACAGCCCGTACTTGCTTGACCTCAGGTGGATGAACGGCGAGCCGTTCATCCACCTCGGCGGCTACTCCAATCACCGCTCCTCGCCGGATGTTGTCGAACTGTTCGAGCATGTGGCTGTAGTTGCCCCTGGTTCCTACGGGCTCCTCCACGTTCGCGATGACGAAGAACCGGACCACGAGAACGAGGTACGCGTGCTCAGGCTCGTTCGGGGCGTGGTCACGCAGCACACGGAGGCGCTGCTATCTCCGTGCACCCCGACGGTGGAAGATCCCTTCACCGTCTGA
- a CDS encoding TetR/AcrR family transcriptional regulator has protein sequence MAEASTQQTGAGQTRRRGAALEDAILQAAVDELTESGYAGMTMDQVAKRAGTNKNALYRRWPNRLALAVAAYRQMTTTVQPPDTGSLRGDALELLRAANRHWSSPLGAILRDLMAAGGTSELLAQLPGQSTDAMTGTWLTVLGRAIARGEAAPEALHPRVATAAIVLLRNEFVVRGVPTAPDEVLVEIVDEVYLPLVRGRGTD, from the coding sequence ATGGCGGAGGCTTCGACACAACAGACGGGAGCCGGGCAGACCCGGCGCCGCGGCGCGGCCCTGGAAGACGCGATCCTGCAGGCGGCCGTCGACGAACTCACCGAGTCCGGATACGCCGGGATGACGATGGACCAGGTCGCCAAACGCGCTGGCACCAACAAGAACGCCCTCTACCGGCGCTGGCCGAACCGGCTGGCCCTCGCCGTCGCCGCATACCGGCAGATGACCACGACTGTCCAGCCGCCCGACACCGGCAGCCTGCGCGGCGACGCCCTGGAACTGCTGCGCGCGGCGAACCGGCACTGGAGCTCCCCGCTCGGCGCGATCCTGCGGGACCTGATGGCCGCCGGCGGCACGTCAGAGCTCCTCGCCCAGTTGCCCGGGCAGTCCACCGACGCCATGACCGGCACCTGGCTGACCGTCCTGGGACGCGCGATCGCTCGCGGCGAGGCCGCGCCGGAGGCGCTGCACCCCCGGGTCGCCACAGCGGCGATCGTCCTGCTCCGCAACGAGTTCGTCGTGCGCGGCGTCCCTACCGCGCCGGACGAGGTCCTCGTCGAGATCGTCGACGAGGTGTACCTGCCGCTGGTACGCGGCCGCGGCACGGACTGA
- a CDS encoding toxin Doc has product MELHIDIRWLLEHQAEVLPKHPSVHDFSNLVAAVARHRVNTPQVGVAVDNAWRAAALMHAIIRLRPLPARNALYAAAIVTAYMDAAGEAVDPPYGALIDLARDIDAGRADGYDAADRIRSWRI; this is encoded by the coding sequence ATGGAGCTCCACATCGACATCCGCTGGCTGCTGGAACATCAGGCGGAAGTGCTGCCCAAGCACCCCTCGGTCCACGACTTCTCCAACCTCGTGGCCGCCGTCGCCCGCCACCGGGTCAACACCCCCCAGGTCGGCGTCGCCGTCGACAACGCCTGGCGCGCCGCGGCCCTGATGCACGCCATCATCCGACTGCGCCCCCTCCCGGCCCGCAACGCCCTGTACGCCGCCGCGATCGTCACGGCCTACATGGACGCCGCAGGCGAGGCCGTCGACCCGCCGTACGGCGCACTGATCGACCTCGCCCGCGACATCGACGCCGGCCGCGCCGACGGATACGACGCGGCCGACCGCATCCGCTCCTGGCGCATCTGA
- a CDS encoding YlcI/YnfO family protein: protein MSKSVTIRVPEELHAQLQERAEAEGTTVTALITEAAHNAVRDPRLDSAADVFRAFVADNAAAFDAAFPDDAPSRLDASGRAAA, encoded by the coding sequence ATGTCGAAGTCAGTGACAATCCGGGTCCCCGAAGAGCTCCACGCGCAGCTGCAGGAGCGCGCCGAAGCAGAGGGCACCACGGTCACCGCGCTCATCACCGAAGCCGCGCACAATGCGGTCCGTGACCCGCGCCTGGACAGCGCAGCCGACGTCTTCCGCGCGTTCGTCGCCGACAACGCCGCCGCGTTCGACGCGGCCTTCCCCGATGATGCTCCCTCCCGGCTGGACGCCTCCGGACGAGCTGCCGCCTGA